In the Cololabis saira isolate AMF1-May2022 chromosome 7, fColSai1.1, whole genome shotgun sequence genome, one interval contains:
- the LOC133447563 gene encoding hemicentin-1-like isoform X1, producing the protein MEAVVGLLIMLLGVSLGAETFCDGRRDGVQCFGALGGTVVLQLMDNASEIPRYDWRKNGTRILNGRKKYFLINTMETRSVFIPSNGTFLINNLIRTDGGQYTLRLQDSDGRQTGKQTLQLFIQAPVSSVLLVSECLSEGQMKVSCSSEGGDSPQYSWTLDGNTLTDSELLSGTTETNIIILKQNLSGRLVCSVRNHISRVSNETILTTCDGKTFCDGRRDGVQCFGALGGTVVLQLMDNTSEIHRYLWNKDGTIILYGRKNTIIINTMKTRSVFIPSNGTFLINNLIRTDGGQYTLKLQDSDGRQTAERTLQLFIQAPVSSVLLVSECLSEGQMCMCRSSEGGDSPQYSWTLDGNTLTDSELLSGTNETNIIILKQNLSGRLVCSVRNHISCVSNELMISVCRDLSLLRCALMAVVAVVSFIGIGVYFKWKKTKYKKVEASAAAQRREHPEEFSVTEL; encoded by the exons GTGCTGAAACCTTCTGTGATGGCAGACGTGATGGAGTTCAGTGTTTTGGAGCTCTGGGAGGAACTGTGGTCCTCCAGCTGATGGACAACGCCTCAGAAATACCCAGATATGACTGGAGAAAAAATGGAACAAGGATATTGAATGgaagaaagaaatattttttaattaataccATGGAGACCAGATCTGTCTTTATTCCCAGTAATGGAACATTTCTGATCAACAACCTGATCAGGACTGATGGTGGTCAATATACACTTAGACTCCAGGATTCAGATGGACGACAAACAGGAAAACAAACTCTACAGCTGTTCATTCAAG CTCcggtgtcctctgtcctgctgGTGTCTGAGTGTCTGTCTGAGGGACAGATGAAGGTGTCCTGCTCCTCTGAGGGAGGGGACAGTCCTCAGTACAGCTGGACTCTGGATGGAAACACACTGACAGACTCTGAGCTCCTCTCTGGAACCACTGAGACAAACATCATCATCCTGAAACAAAACCTCTCAGGACGTCTGGTCTGCTCAGTCAGGAACCACATCAGTCGTGTCTCCAATGAAACGATATTAACAACCTGCG ATGGTAAAACCTTCTGTGATGGCAGACGTGATGGAGTTCAGTGTTTTGGAGCTCTGGGAGGAACTGTGGTCCTCCAGCTGATGGACAATACCTCAGAAATACACAGATATCTATGGAATAAAGATGGAACAATAATATTGTATGGAAGAAAGAATACCATCATCATTAATACCATGAAGACCCGATCTGTCTTTATTCCCAGTAATGGAACATTTCTGATCAACAACCTGATCAGGACTGATGGTGGTCAATATACACTTAAACTCCAGGATTCAGATGGACGACAAACAGCAGAACGAACTCTACAATTGTTTATTCAAG CTCcggtgtcctctgtcctgctgGTGTCTGAGTGTCTGTCTGAGGGACAGATGTGTATGTGCCGCTCCTCTGAGGGAGGGGACAGTCCTCAGTACAGCTGGACTCTGGATGGAAACACACTGACAGACTCTGAGCTCCTCTCTGGAACTAATGAGACAAACATCATCATCCTGAAACAAAATCTCTCAGGACGTCTGGTCTGCTCAGTCAGGAACCACATCAGTTGTGTGTCCAATGAACTGATGATTTCTGTTTGTAGAG ATCTCTCTCTGCTCAGATGTGCTCTGATGGCTGTTGTGGCGGTCGTTTCATTTATTGGGATTGGTGTCTATTTCAAATGGAAGAAGACAAAATACAAGAAAGTTGAAGCGTCTGCTGCAGCACAAAGAAGAGAGCATCCAGAGGAGTTCTCAGTGACTGAACTGTAG
- the LOC133447563 gene encoding hemicentin-1-like isoform X2 produces the protein MEAVVGLLIMLLGVSLGAETFCDGRRDGVQCFGALGGTVVLQLMDNASEIPRYDWRKNGTRILNGRKKYFLINTMETRSVFIPSNGTFLINNLIRTDGGQYTLRLQDSDGRQTGKQTLQLFIQAPVSSVLLVSECLSEGQMKVSCSSEGGDSPQYSWTLDGNTLTDSELLSGTTETNIIILKQNLSGRLVCSVRNHISRVSNETILTTCDGKTFCDGRRDGVQCFGALGGTVVLQLMDNTSEIHRYLWNKDGTIILYGRKNTIIINTMKTRSVFIPSNGTFLINNLIRTDGGQYTLKLQDSDGRQTAERTLQLFIQAPVSSVLLVSECLSEGQMCMCRSSEGGDSPQYSWTLDGNTLTDSELLSGTNETNIIILKQNLSGRLVCSVRNHISCVSNELMISVCRDVL, from the exons GTGCTGAAACCTTCTGTGATGGCAGACGTGATGGAGTTCAGTGTTTTGGAGCTCTGGGAGGAACTGTGGTCCTCCAGCTGATGGACAACGCCTCAGAAATACCCAGATATGACTGGAGAAAAAATGGAACAAGGATATTGAATGgaagaaagaaatattttttaattaataccATGGAGACCAGATCTGTCTTTATTCCCAGTAATGGAACATTTCTGATCAACAACCTGATCAGGACTGATGGTGGTCAATATACACTTAGACTCCAGGATTCAGATGGACGACAAACAGGAAAACAAACTCTACAGCTGTTCATTCAAG CTCcggtgtcctctgtcctgctgGTGTCTGAGTGTCTGTCTGAGGGACAGATGAAGGTGTCCTGCTCCTCTGAGGGAGGGGACAGTCCTCAGTACAGCTGGACTCTGGATGGAAACACACTGACAGACTCTGAGCTCCTCTCTGGAACCACTGAGACAAACATCATCATCCTGAAACAAAACCTCTCAGGACGTCTGGTCTGCTCAGTCAGGAACCACATCAGTCGTGTCTCCAATGAAACGATATTAACAACCTGCG ATGGTAAAACCTTCTGTGATGGCAGACGTGATGGAGTTCAGTGTTTTGGAGCTCTGGGAGGAACTGTGGTCCTCCAGCTGATGGACAATACCTCAGAAATACACAGATATCTATGGAATAAAGATGGAACAATAATATTGTATGGAAGAAAGAATACCATCATCATTAATACCATGAAGACCCGATCTGTCTTTATTCCCAGTAATGGAACATTTCTGATCAACAACCTGATCAGGACTGATGGTGGTCAATATACACTTAAACTCCAGGATTCAGATGGACGACAAACAGCAGAACGAACTCTACAATTGTTTATTCAAG CTCcggtgtcctctgtcctgctgGTGTCTGAGTGTCTGTCTGAGGGACAGATGTGTATGTGCCGCTCCTCTGAGGGAGGGGACAGTCCTCAGTACAGCTGGACTCTGGATGGAAACACACTGACAGACTCTGAGCTCCTCTCTGGAACTAATGAGACAAACATCATCATCCTGAAACAAAATCTCTCAGGACGTCTGGTCTGCTCAGTCAGGAACCACATCAGTTGTGTGTCCAATGAACTGATGATTTCTGTTTGTAGAG ATGTGCTCTGA